A window of Choloepus didactylus isolate mChoDid1 chromosome 23, mChoDid1.pri, whole genome shotgun sequence contains these coding sequences:
- the CFAP73 gene encoding cilia- and flagella-associated protein 73 isoform X2 gives MAVNWKEYFRLALEEKLLAKIPEQTVGRVPPVLRLLEKRQELVDADRSLQAQKEVFQSRREALQQRWEQLEQKERELKASFVRFDQFLQEAEARRGRALRRAAEERQRAGRQEAEAQRLRTQLEELQRERARLRSRLERLEPCARLLGRVLERRPEFQEVPEMVARFDGLADTLAALRVTEREQLAELEAARTRLQRLQDAGQDRLLRHCQRWAQLQERLEAARERTLRWVRRAPGPTPPGGAARGAHSGV, from the exons ATGGCGGTGAACTGGAAGGAATATTTCCGACTGGCCTTAGAAGAGAAGCTGCTGGC GAAGATACCGGAGCAGACTGTGGGCCGCGTCCCCCCGGTGCTGCGTCTCTTGGAGAAGAGGCAGGAGCTGGTGGATGCAGACCGGAGCCTGCAGGCCCAGAAGGAG GTGTTCCAGAGCAGGAGGGAGGCCCTGCAGCAGCGCTGGGAACAGCTGGAACAGAAGGAGCGGGAGCTAAAGGCATCCTTTGTTCGCTTCGACCAGTTCTTGCAG GAAGCCGAGGCCCGGCGCGGCCGCGCGCTGCGCAGGGCGGCCGAGGAGCGGCAGCGGGCGGGCCGCCAGGAGGCGGAGGCGCAGCGGCTGCGGACCCAGCTCGAGGAGCTGCAACGGGAGCGCGCGCGGCTGCGGAGCCGGCTGGAGCGCCTGGAGCCCTGCGCGCGCCTGCTGGGGCGAGTGCTGGAGCGGCGGCCGGAG TTCCAGGAGGTCCCCGAGATGGTGGCGCGGTTCGACGGCCTGGCCGACACGCTGGCGGCGCTGAGGGTCACGGAGCGCGAGCAGCTCGCCGAGCTGGAGGCGGCGCGCACGCGGCTGCAGCGGCTGCAGGACGCGGGGCAGGACCGGCTGCTCCGGCACTGCCAGCGGTGGGCGCAGCTGCAGGAGCGCCTGGAGGCGGCCCGGGAGCGCACGCTGCGCTGGGTACGGCGCGCCCCCGGCCCCACGCCGCCGGGCGGGGCGGCCAGAG GAGCACACAGCGGCGTCTGA
- the CFAP73 gene encoding cilia- and flagella-associated protein 73 isoform X1 — MAVNWKEYFRLALEEKLLAKIPEQTVGRVPPVLRLLEKRQELVDADRSLQAQKEVFQSRREALQQRWEQLEQKERELKASFVRFDQFLQEAEARRGRALRRAAEERQRAGRQEAEAQRLRTQLEELQRERARLRSRLERLEPCARLLGRVLERRPEFQEVPEMVARFDGLADTLAALRVTEREQLAELEAARTRLQRLQDAGQDRLLRHCQRWAQLQERLEAARERTLRWESKWIQIQNTAAEKTLLLGRTRMSALNLFQQLCQHRMQSPALDIEDTEGQLEQVKLFMEDLSALLTSLRQAEPAAPAF, encoded by the exons ATGGCGGTGAACTGGAAGGAATATTTCCGACTGGCCTTAGAAGAGAAGCTGCTGGC GAAGATACCGGAGCAGACTGTGGGCCGCGTCCCCCCGGTGCTGCGTCTCTTGGAGAAGAGGCAGGAGCTGGTGGATGCAGACCGGAGCCTGCAGGCCCAGAAGGAG GTGTTCCAGAGCAGGAGGGAGGCCCTGCAGCAGCGCTGGGAACAGCTGGAACAGAAGGAGCGGGAGCTAAAGGCATCCTTTGTTCGCTTCGACCAGTTCTTGCAG GAAGCCGAGGCCCGGCGCGGCCGCGCGCTGCGCAGGGCGGCCGAGGAGCGGCAGCGGGCGGGCCGCCAGGAGGCGGAGGCGCAGCGGCTGCGGACCCAGCTCGAGGAGCTGCAACGGGAGCGCGCGCGGCTGCGGAGCCGGCTGGAGCGCCTGGAGCCCTGCGCGCGCCTGCTGGGGCGAGTGCTGGAGCGGCGGCCGGAG TTCCAGGAGGTCCCCGAGATGGTGGCGCGGTTCGACGGCCTGGCCGACACGCTGGCGGCGCTGAGGGTCACGGAGCGCGAGCAGCTCGCCGAGCTGGAGGCGGCGCGCACGCGGCTGCAGCGGCTGCAGGACGCGGGGCAGGACCGGCTGCTCCGGCACTGCCAGCGGTGGGCGCAGCTGCAGGAGCGCCTGGAGGCGGCCCGGGAGCGCACGCTGCGCTGG GAGTCCAAGTGGATTCAGATCCAGAACACAGCCGCCGAGAAGACCCTGCTCTTGGGACGCACTAGGATGTCAGCGCTCAACCTGTTCCAGCAACTGTGCCAGCACCGGATGCAGTCACCCGCCCTGGACATTGAGGACACCGAGGGACAGCTGGAGCAG GTGAAGCTGTTCATGGAAGATCTCTCGGCCTTGCTGACCAGCCTCCGTCAGGCCGAGCCTGCGGCCCCCGCCTTCTAG